DNA from Mycobacterium bourgelatii:
GCGCTCATCGAAAGGACTATCCCCAATGACGACGATGATCATCCGTCGGGCACGGCGGGCGTCCACTCGCCTGGTTCAGTCAGCCCGCCTGGCCTTCATCACTGCCGTCGCTGCCGTCACCGCAACTACCGTCACACCGGCGCCGGCCGCCCAAGCGGCCGATTCACATGGCGCAATCGCCTATTCCGGCGACGGTTCCTGGGGTCGATCCAAGGGCTACCCCACCAAGGCTGCCGCTGAGGCCACCGCCGTGAAGTCCTGCGGCCACTCGGACTGCAAAGTGGTGGTCAGTTTCACCGCGTGCGGCGCGGTCGCCAAGAACGATCGGGAGACCAAGGGTGCCGAGGGACCCGACCTGAGCTCGGCCATGAAGGCCGCGTTGTCCAAGGTCCCCGGCGGTTACATCGACGTCTGGGAATGCAACTAGCCGCAGCCACCCCGGCTCGATCTACGTCAGGCCCGCCGGCAAGTGGCTACCTAGCTCGGGTTTGGGCACCGCCACCGATGACGAGCTAACCCTGTTGGCGCACTAGGGATTTGACGCTGCGAACAAGGACGACGCCGCCACCGGCCTGGACCTAACGCCAACCGCACGCCGGCGGGCAGCCGCCTGCGCTTCACGTGCCCGTCAGATCACTCCAAGAATTCATCCAGATAACAAAAAGACCTCCATCGGAACCTTTTCTCAACGCCCCGGAGGCCCACCGCCCCAAGCAGAACCAGAAAAGGACCACCCCGATGAAACTCAACTTCCTCGCCGTCGCCAAGACCGCAGTCTTCGCCACCGTCGCCGGCGCGCTGACCCTCGGCCTCGCCGGACCGGCCGCAGCATCGTCGGGCACCATGTACGGCGACCCGACGGCGCTCGCGAAATACTGGGCGCACCAGAAATACGACGACTGCGCGCTCATGTCGAGCGCCGACGTCGTCGGTCAGATCACCGGCAAGATGCCGTCCGAGCGAGCCATCATCAAGGTCGCGCAGAACACCCCCAGCACCAGCCACCCCGGCTCCGTCTACGTCAAGCCCGCCAACAAGAGCAACCCGAACTCGGGCATGGGAACCGACCCCGACGACCTGCCAACCTTGCTGGCGCACTACGGAATTCACGCCGTGAACACCGACACCGACCACGAAGGACAGAGCGGCGTCACGACCGGCCTAGAGGCACTCGAGCGGTACCTGGGCGCCGGCCGCGGAGTGATCGTCGCCGTCAATGCCGAGATGATCTGGGGTCAGCCCATCGAGAACAAGGGCAACGACGGAACGGTGTACGCCGACCACGCCGTCGTCGTCACCGGTGTCGACACCGCCAACAACATCGTGCACCTCAACGACAGCGGCACGCCCAAGGGCAAAGACGAGCAGATTCCGCTGGACCTGTTCGTCCAGGCGTGGGCCACCAGCCACAACTTCATGACCGTCACGAAGGAATCGCGCAAGGCGTGAGGCACGCCAATCCGATGGGCGCCCATGGGCGTCCATCGGCGGGCAGCCACCTGGTGAATACACCGGGCCGGCTGCCCGCCTTCTGTTGGTCGGCCCGGGGGGCGCGCCTGATCACTCCAAGAATTCGTAGAGATAACGAAAAGGCAGCCGCCGCAACCTTTCCTCATGAGATTCATCATCGCCCGGGCCGCCAAGGCGGCGATCATGGCCATCGTCGCCGGTGCCATCGCGCTCGGCCTTGCCAGCCCGGCCGAAGCGTCGTCGGCGCGCACCATGCACGGCGATCCGGCCGCCGCCGCCAAGTACTGGCGGCTGCAGGCGTTCGATGACTGCGCGATCATGGCCGCTGCTGACGTCGTCGGCCAGATCACGGGCACGGAGCCTTCGGAGCGGGCCATCATCAAGGTGGCGCAGAACACCCCCAGCACCCGTCACCCCGGCTCGATCTACGTCATCCCGACCGACCCCACGGACGGGAACGGAACCAACCGGCTGGACCTGCCGACGCTGTTGGCGCACTACGGCGTCGATGCCAAGCTGACCGACGCGGACGCGGCGGCGGAAACCGGCATCGCTACGGGCATGGATGCGCTCGAGCAATATCTCGACGGCGGCCATGCGGTGATCATCAGCCTCAACGCCGAGATGATCTGGGGCCAGCCCGTCGAGGCCAAGGACCGTGACGGCAACCCTGTGTCGGACCACGCTGTGGTGGTAACCGGCGTCGACACGATCAGAAACATCGTGCACCTCAACGACAGCGGCACTCCCCAGGGCAAGGACGAGCAAATTCCGTTGCAGCTGTTCATGCAGGCGTGGGCGACCAGCGACTACTTTCTGCTCGTCACGACCGGAACCACCGCCGGCCACTGACGATGGATCGCCTATGTTTCTCAGTGCCAATGCAATTCGCTCGAGAGCCCGATGATCCCTTTGGCGAGGCGAATATTTCGGCCGGTTGCTGCAGCTAATGGCCCAGGCGGCGAAGTGTGGCGAGTATCAACACGTCGACGTGCCAGGGGCTTCGGTTGTTACCGGATGCGCAAAGTTAGTACCACAATGGCAGGGATTGATATTGATATAAGCACCGTGGCAGACGAGACCACGGCGGACCGGAATGGCTGGTAGCGCGATGGAGGACAAGCGTCTCGAATTCGGTCTACTCGGACCGTTGGAGATGAGGATCGACGGCAACCTCGTGCCGTTGGGCACCCCCAAACAGCGGGCGGTGTTGGCCATGCTGGTCATCAACCGCAACCGACCGGTCGGAGTCGAAGGCCTGATCACGGCCCTGTGGGAAGAGTGGCCCCCGTCGGGAGCCCGGGCGAGCATTCACTCGTACGTGTCCAACCTGCGCAAGCTGCTCAGCGGGGCGGGAATCGACCCGCGCGTGGTCCTGGCCGCGGCACCGCCGGGGTATCGGCTGAGCATTCCCGACGACACGTGCGACCTCGGCCGGTTCATCGCCGAGAAGAACGCCGGTGTCCACGCGGCGGCGGCGGGCCGGTTCGAACAGGCCAGCAAGCACCTTTCGGCCGCATTGAAGGAATGGCGCGGGCCGGTGCTCGACGACCTGCGCGACTTTCAGTTCGTCGAATCCTTTGCCACGGCCCTTGTCGAGGACAAGATTCTGGCGCACACCGCAAAGGCGGAAGCCGAAATCGCTTGCGGGCGGGCTTCCTCGGTGATCACCGAACTCGAGGCGTTGACCATCGAGCACCCCTACCGGGAACCGTTGTGGGCGCAGCTGATCACCGCGTACTACCTCACCGACCGCCAGTCGGACGCATTGAACGCCTACCGGCGGGTCAAGACCACCCTCGCCGACGACCTGGGCATCGATCCCGGCCCCACCTTGCGCGCCCTCAACGAGCGCATCCTGCGCCAGGAACCGCTGGACGCCAAGAAATCCGCCAAGACCACCGCCGCCGGCACCGTCACCGTGCTCGATCAGCGGACCATGGCCTCGAGTCAAAAGGTCGCCGCCTACCTGCACGACGTAGCAACCGGTCAGGACTATCCGCTGCTGTCCGCGGCGACCCGAATCGGGCGCCTCAGCGACAACGACATCGTCCTGGAAAGCGCGAACGTCAGCCGCCACCACGCGGTGATCGTCGACACCGGGACCAACTACATCATCAATGACCTCCGGTCATCGAACGGTGTGCATGTGCAGCACCAACGGATCCGCTCTGCGGCGACGTTGGTCGATGGCGACCATATCCGCATCTGCGACCACGAATTCATTTTTCAGATCAACGCGGATGCGCACCGTTAGCCATTTGCCGCAAGGGAATTCGACCCACCCGCCCGACGACGTAGGGCACCCCGACCGACATGCCTCCCTAACGCTGCCAGAAGTGGCAATTTTCGAGCACCCGGGTTGTGCGCCGGGCTAGCGGGGGTCCCTTGTCGCGATTACCGTCATGGTTGCTGGGGTCGGTGATTGCGCTCGATGCGATCCCCGGGGGCTGTTGATAGTGTCTGCGGAATCCGGGTTGGTGGAGGAGGATCAGCGATGAGCGAGGAAGGCTCGCGGGTCGGAACGGACTTCGGCCCGTACCGCCTCAAACGGTTGTTGGGCCGCGGCGGCATGGGCGAAGTCTACGAAGCTGACCACACGATCAAAGAATGGACGGTCGCGGTCAAGGTGATGACCGCGGAGTTCAGCAAAGACCCGGTGTTCCGCGAGCGGATGAAGCGCGAAGCCCGTATCGCGGGCAAACTCCAAGAGCCCCATGTGGTGCCGATCCACGACTACGGCGAGATCGACGGCCAGATGTATCTGGAGATGCGCCTGGTCGAAGGCACCGACCTGGACAGCCTGCTCAAGCGCTACGGCCCGCTGACCCCGCCGCGCGCGGTGGCCATCATCAGCCAGATCGCCTCGGCCCTCGATGCCGCCCACGCCGCCGGGGTGATGCACCGCGACGTCAAGCCCCCCAACATCCTGGTCACCCGCGACGACTTCGCCTACCTGGTCGACTTCGGCATCGCCAGCGCCACCACCGACGAGAAGCTGACCCAGCTGGGCACCGCGGTGGGCACCTGGAAATACATGGCGCCCGAACGGTTTTCGAACGACGAGGTCACCTACCGCGCCGACATCTACTCGCTGGCCTGCGTGCTGTACGAGGCGCTGACCGGAAGCCCGCCGTATCGCACGGACAGCGCGAGCATGGTGGTGACCGCGCATTTGATGGACCCGATCCCCCAGCCCAGCCTCGCTCGCGCGGGCATTCCCAAAGCCTTCGACGCGGTGGTCGCGCGCGGCATGGCGAAGAAACCCGAGGACCGCTACGCCAGCTGCGGAGATCTCGCGCGGGCCGCGCGCGAAGCGCTCAGCACTCCCGACAGAGATCACGCTGAAGATATTCTGCGGCGCAGTTTTGAGACGACGCTGCCCGGAACCGCCGTCACGGCCCAAGCGGGCGGCCGCCCCACCTTTACCCCCGCGCCGGGGGCCCCGCCGAGTCAGCAAGCGCCCCAGTATGCCGACGCGCACTCCTCCGGCCCGATACCGCCGCCGGCGCCAGCCGGCCAGCCCACGTGGGGAGCCGGCAGCGGCCCCATCCCGTCCCAGAACCAACCCGGCCAGGCTCCGCCGTACTACCAGGGCGGCGCTTGGGGTGCCACGCCACCGGGCGGCCCCACACCGCCCCAACAACCGGGTGGACCGCCGGCCTGGAATCAGCCCGTGCCGTCAGGTGGCCGCAGCCCCTGGCCGATCATCGCCGGCGCGGCGGCGCTGGTGTTCATTCTCATCCTGGCCGGCATTGGCATCTGGGTCTTCACCAGGGACGACGGCAGCAAGGAAGCGCACGGCAACGACGTCACGTCGACCGCGCCGACGACCGGTGGCGTGACAAGTACCCGCACCGCCCCGAGTTCGCCAACCACGACCGCCGGCGGCGACGCGCAGAGCAGGTTGCAGAGCGCG
Protein-coding regions in this window:
- a CDS encoding DUF4189 domain-containing protein, which codes for MTTMIIRRARRASTRLVQSARLAFITAVAAVTATTVTPAPAAQAADSHGAIAYSGDGSWGRSKGYPTKAAAEATAVKSCGHSDCKVVVSFTACGAVAKNDRETKGAEGPDLSSAMKAALSKVPGGYIDVWECN
- a CDS encoding C39 family peptidase, whose amino-acid sequence is MKLNFLAVAKTAVFATVAGALTLGLAGPAAASSGTMYGDPTALAKYWAHQKYDDCALMSSADVVGQITGKMPSERAIIKVAQNTPSTSHPGSVYVKPANKSNPNSGMGTDPDDLPTLLAHYGIHAVNTDTDHEGQSGVTTGLEALERYLGAGRGVIVAVNAEMIWGQPIENKGNDGTVYADHAVVVTGVDTANNIVHLNDSGTPKGKDEQIPLDLFVQAWATSHNFMTVTKESRKA
- a CDS encoding C39 family peptidase, with translation MRFIIARAAKAAIMAIVAGAIALGLASPAEASSARTMHGDPAAAAKYWRLQAFDDCAIMAAADVVGQITGTEPSERAIIKVAQNTPSTRHPGSIYVIPTDPTDGNGTNRLDLPTLLAHYGVDAKLTDADAAAETGIATGMDALEQYLDGGHAVIISLNAEMIWGQPVEAKDRDGNPVSDHAVVVTGVDTIRNIVHLNDSGTPQGKDEQIPLQLFMQAWATSDYFLLVTTGTTAGH
- the embR gene encoding ATPase/transcriptional regulator EmbR (Phosphorylation of EmbR by cognate serine/threonine kinase PknH leads to increased DNA-binding activity, increased expression of embCAB genes, and reduced senstivity to ethambutol.); translated protein: MAGSAMEDKRLEFGLLGPLEMRIDGNLVPLGTPKQRAVLAMLVINRNRPVGVEGLITALWEEWPPSGARASIHSYVSNLRKLLSGAGIDPRVVLAAAPPGYRLSIPDDTCDLGRFIAEKNAGVHAAAAGRFEQASKHLSAALKEWRGPVLDDLRDFQFVESFATALVEDKILAHTAKAEAEIACGRASSVITELEALTIEHPYREPLWAQLITAYYLTDRQSDALNAYRRVKTTLADDLGIDPGPTLRALNERILRQEPLDAKKSAKTTAAGTVTVLDQRTMASSQKVAAYLHDVATGQDYPLLSAATRIGRLSDNDIVLESANVSRHHAVIVDTGTNYIINDLRSSNGVHVQHQRIRSAATLVDGDHIRICDHEFIFQINADAHR
- a CDS encoding serine/threonine-protein kinase translates to MSEEGSRVGTDFGPYRLKRLLGRGGMGEVYEADHTIKEWTVAVKVMTAEFSKDPVFRERMKREARIAGKLQEPHVVPIHDYGEIDGQMYLEMRLVEGTDLDSLLKRYGPLTPPRAVAIISQIASALDAAHAAGVMHRDVKPPNILVTRDDFAYLVDFGIASATTDEKLTQLGTAVGTWKYMAPERFSNDEVTYRADIYSLACVLYEALTGSPPYRTDSASMVVTAHLMDPIPQPSLARAGIPKAFDAVVARGMAKKPEDRYASCGDLARAAREALSTPDRDHAEDILRRSFETTLPGTAVTAQAGGRPTFTPAPGAPPSQQAPQYADAHSSGPIPPPAPAGQPTWGAGSGPIPSQNQPGQAPPYYQGGAWGATPPGGPTPPQQPGGPPAWNQPVPSGGRSPWPIIAGAAALVFILILAGIGIWVFTRDDGSKEAHGNDVTSTAPTTGGVTSTRTAPSSPTTTAGGDAQSRLQSALPTGYSTGACKPYTPDPDTIWASAVTMVQCDQNTKPGGPSRALYGLFADLAALKEAFDSDISAVDLLNCPGEGPSPLTWHYEKTPNVTAGQIACGTYKNHPNVIWSNEAKLVLSDVFGDPATLEDLHTWWAQYG